From one Magnetofaba australis IT-1 genomic stretch:
- the argC gene encoding N-acetyl-gamma-glutamyl-phosphate reductase → MKQPVAILGASGYTGGELARILANHPHVEVVYASSERFAGKPWNAIYPHLGRAGSLILSAMDADAAADAAQIVFCALPHKTSMSVVPRLLERGCTVIDLSADFRLKSAATYEEWYETPHIAPQLLAEAVYGLPELYREQIRGQKLIACPGCYPTSVIVPLYPLVKAGAIEAEGIIADCKSGVSGAGRSPSQGVMLSELNEGFKAYKVGKHRHTAEMEQALSEAAGRELTVRFTPHLLPQSRGILSTCYVKPIGEGDAEAARELLRQAYADEPFVDILPAGVNPATSDVRGANGVRISVDMDHRTGWMLVISVIDNLVKGSSGQATQNLNLAMGWEETTGLETVALFP, encoded by the coding sequence ATGAAACAGCCTGTCGCGATACTGGGCGCCTCTGGCTACACCGGCGGCGAACTGGCGAGAATCCTCGCCAATCATCCTCATGTTGAGGTGGTCTACGCCAGCTCCGAGCGATTTGCCGGCAAACCGTGGAACGCTATCTACCCGCATTTGGGGCGCGCGGGGAGTTTGATTCTCAGCGCCATGGACGCCGACGCTGCGGCTGATGCGGCGCAGATCGTCTTTTGCGCGCTGCCCCATAAGACCTCCATGTCCGTCGTTCCACGTCTGCTGGAGCGTGGCTGTACGGTAATCGACCTATCGGCGGATTTCCGCCTCAAAAGCGCGGCCACCTACGAGGAGTGGTATGAGACCCCTCACATCGCGCCGCAACTGCTTGCGGAGGCGGTTTATGGGCTGCCTGAGCTCTATCGGGAGCAGATTCGTGGTCAGAAGCTGATCGCCTGTCCGGGGTGCTACCCCACCTCGGTGATTGTGCCGCTCTATCCGCTGGTCAAGGCGGGCGCCATTGAAGCCGAGGGCATCATCGCCGATTGCAAATCCGGCGTCTCCGGCGCCGGGCGTTCTCCTTCGCAGGGGGTGATGCTGTCTGAGCTCAATGAGGGCTTTAAGGCTTATAAGGTAGGCAAGCACCGGCATACGGCGGAGATGGAGCAGGCGCTCTCTGAAGCGGCGGGACGGGAGTTGACGGTCCGGTTTACGCCGCATCTGTTGCCGCAGTCGCGGGGCATTCTCTCGACCTGTTATGTGAAGCCGATAGGTGAAGGAGACGCCGAGGCGGCGCGCGAACTCCTGCGTCAAGCCTACGCCGATGAGCCTTTTGTGGACATTCTGCCTGCGGGCGTTAATCCCGCCACCAGTGACGTGCGCGGCGCCAATGGCGTGCGCATCTCCGTCGATATGGACCACCGCACCGGTTGGATGTTGGTGATCAGCGTGATCGACAATCTGGTCAAAGGCTCCTCCGGTCAGGCGACGCAGAACCTCAACCTGGCCATGGGCTGGGAGGAGACCACTGGGTTGGAGACGGTGGCCCTGTTCCCATAA
- a CDS encoding YfhL family 4Fe-4S dicluster ferredoxin, whose product MALLINEDCTNCDVCLPECPNEAITDGSDVDKDIYFIHSDLCSECVGAFDEAQCVAVCPVECIVPDPDHEESPEELQAKYDAIHS is encoded by the coding sequence ATGGCTCTGTTGATCAACGAAGATTGCACCAACTGCGACGTCTGCCTGCCCGAGTGCCCCAACGAGGCGATCACGGACGGCTCCGACGTGGATAAGGACATCTACTTCATCCACTCGGATCTGTGCTCTGAGTGCGTGGGCGCCTTCGACGAAGCGCAGTGCGTGGCCGTCTGCCCCGTCGAGTGCATTGTGCCCGACCCCGATCACGAAGAGTCGCCCGAAGAGCTGCAAGCCAAGTACGACGCCATCCACAGCTAA
- a CDS encoding YicC/YloC family endoribonuclease, protein MTGLGRAEAVIEGVRYAWRLRSVNQRYLEISFRLPDSLSELEPELRKRLKERFARGQVDVSLHVRSEAPEAGELSLNADLLGKLIRVEAEALHIAGHDAARGYTSASRLLSWPGVVSERRPELSEEQLAQRNRAALSVFDSACETLEGFRRREGDALVSVLRELLGRIAEFEEQVRQRLPEVRQRTETRLRERLAELGGQVGVDETRLAQEVVFLLNRVDVSEELDRLRVHREEMTQTLESDEPIGRRLDFLCQELNREANTLCSKPQDPEISKMGVDLKVVIEKIREQVQNLQ, encoded by the coding sequence ATGACCGGACTGGGCCGCGCGGAAGCGGTGATCGAAGGGGTGCGCTACGCTTGGCGCCTGCGTTCGGTGAACCAGCGCTATCTGGAGATCTCGTTTCGGCTGCCGGACTCCCTCAGTGAGCTGGAGCCGGAGTTGCGCAAACGGCTCAAAGAGCGCTTTGCGCGTGGGCAGGTGGATGTCTCCCTGCATGTGCGCAGCGAAGCGCCTGAGGCCGGTGAGTTGAGTCTCAACGCCGACCTGCTGGGCAAACTGATTCGTGTGGAGGCCGAGGCGCTGCATATCGCCGGGCATGACGCCGCGCGCGGTTACACCAGCGCCAGTCGTCTGCTCAGTTGGCCCGGGGTGGTGAGCGAACGCCGTCCCGAGCTTTCTGAAGAGCAGCTGGCGCAACGCAATAGGGCCGCCCTGTCGGTATTCGACAGCGCGTGTGAGACGCTGGAAGGGTTCCGTCGTCGCGAGGGCGATGCGCTGGTCAGCGTGCTGCGTGAGCTGCTGGGCCGTATCGCCGAATTTGAAGAGCAGGTGCGACAACGACTGCCGGAAGTGCGCCAGCGCACCGAAACCCGGCTGCGCGAACGTCTGGCTGAGCTGGGCGGTCAGGTGGGGGTGGATGAGACCCGTCTGGCGCAGGAGGTGGTGTTTCTGCTCAACCGGGTGGATGTCTCCGAGGAGCTGGACCGTTTGCGGGTGCATCGCGAAGAGATGACGCAAACTCTGGAGAGCGATGAGCCCATTGGACGGCGACTCGACTTCCTGTGTCAGGAGCTCAACCGCGAGGCCAATACGCTCTGCTCGAAACCGCAGGATCCGGAGATCTCCAAAATGGGGGTGGACCTGAAGGTTGTGATCGAGAAGATCCGCGAGCAGGTGCAGAATCTGCAGTAG
- the gmk gene encoding guanylate kinase — MSQSRRGFALILSAPSGAGKSTLARHLMAADDQVMLSVSTTTRGPRPGEANGVDYWFEAVESFQQAVEQGRFLEWAEVFGNYYGTSADKVLEGLQEGKIVLLDIDWQGAQQVRRNMDQSGAAGDHVSVFIAPPSKTVLHDRLAGRKTDSEEVIAKRMAAAAAEMSHWGEYDYVIINDDLEAAKAELIAIVQAERLKKSRMAPVMDAMMSDFDQ; from the coding sequence ATGAGCCAGAGCCGTCGCGGATTCGCCTTGATCCTCTCCGCCCCCTCCGGCGCGGGCAAGAGCACCTTGGCGCGGCATTTGATGGCGGCGGACGATCAGGTCATGTTGTCGGTCTCCACCACCACGCGCGGCCCGCGCCCGGGCGAAGCCAATGGGGTGGACTACTGGTTCGAAGCGGTGGAGAGCTTCCAGCAGGCGGTGGAGCAGGGGCGGTTCCTGGAGTGGGCCGAAGTGTTTGGCAACTACTACGGCACCAGCGCCGATAAAGTGCTCGAAGGGCTGCAAGAGGGCAAAATCGTGCTGCTGGATATCGATTGGCAGGGCGCCCAGCAGGTGCGGCGCAATATGGACCAATCCGGCGCGGCGGGCGATCATGTCAGTGTGTTTATTGCACCGCCCTCCAAGACGGTGTTGCATGACCGCTTGGCGGGTCGTAAGACCGACAGCGAAGAGGTGATCGCCAAACGTATGGCCGCCGCCGCTGCGGAGATGTCCCATTGGGGCGAATATGATTACGTCATCATCAATGACGATCTGGAGGCCGCCAAGGCGGAGCTGATCGCCATTGTGCAGGCGGAACGTCTGAAAAAATCGCGCATGGCTCCGGTGATGGATGCGATGATGAGCGATTTTGATCAGTAA
- the rpoZ gene encoding DNA-directed RNA polymerase subunit omega, with amino-acid sequence MTVDDCIAAVPNRFELVILAAKRARQLAKGADPTVPTERDKNTVLALREIAAESVDVEELRIFEEEEEGPEEATGDEINPELANLMAQDSQVPGVIQEMADQGAANDNGEDAAAAPAAPPAAEGDEPA; translated from the coding sequence GTGACTGTTGATGATTGCATTGCCGCCGTTCCCAACCGCTTTGAGCTGGTGATTCTGGCCGCCAAACGCGCCCGTCAGTTGGCCAAGGGCGCCGATCCCACGGTTCCCACCGAACGCGATAAGAACACCGTGCTGGCGCTGCGCGAGATCGCCGCCGAATCGGTGGATGTGGAAGAGCTGCGCATCTTCGAAGAGGAAGAGGAGGGGCCCGAGGAGGCCACCGGCGACGAGATCAATCCGGAGTTGGCCAACCTGATGGCGCAGGATAGCCAGGTTCCCGGCGTGATCCAGGAGATGGCTGACCAGGGCGCCGCCAATGACAACGGCGAAGACGCCGCCGCCGCTCCCGCCGCTCCCCCGGCGGCTGAAGGCGACGAACCCGCTTAA
- a CDS encoding RelA/SpoT family protein, with the protein MNSTDPMGGEARAAGWDGAFQTLSAYLTPADQQLLARLPAFLAQLNWPADPSYPPPPPADPVTLAGIMANLRLDGASVAAGALILPMRLNLVDADAIEETFGSDVAFLANGVFRIACLGGQTPRDDSQLENLRKMILALSQDIRVILTRLALTLQALRAAVARPTSGGVDLAAESLDLFAPIAHRLGVYWVKSEVEDLAFQLLWPSEYAQMKNLVTQRRLGGANVVGKVVRILQRKLAEHSVVGRVKGREKHLYSVWTKIQRKQTDLEEMYDLIAYRIIVRSQEDCYRALGMIHSEFKPIPGRFKDYIALPKRNGYQSLHTVVFGPFGNRIEIQIRTEQMHQVAESGVAAHWSYKGAGGELAENDPGRGRATGYAWLKDQLERHQSGQGPSSFLEQIKVDLFPDEIYVFTPQGKIITLPKNATPVDFAYAVHSQVGDHCQGARINGRMAPLKSTLQTGDRVEVITSRERNPNSGWLNFVVTPRARQRITRWLKLQQRDQDTNLGRELLEREARKAGQGVSVNDKQLQRVINCFHAESPEDLTYMVGAGMISPTAVVARMCPEYADKLQRDKKPPESISKPRGGAARSGVRRKKDELQLTGALEGLAVSAARCCGPVPGDEIVGVISTGRGIILHRVDCGNLKALADRPERWLGDIAWNESLDGSFTSRIQALAHNRRGVLTPISQAITECDGNLLDVHFQDRERDPCVILLEVEVTGQKQLDKVIAALRHLDGVQGVSRLRSG; encoded by the coding sequence GTGAACTCGACTGATCCAATGGGGGGCGAAGCCAGAGCAGCGGGATGGGATGGGGCGTTTCAAACGCTCAGCGCCTATCTCACGCCAGCCGACCAGCAACTGCTGGCTCGGCTGCCCGCGTTTTTGGCGCAGTTGAACTGGCCCGCCGATCCGTCCTACCCACCGCCGCCCCCCGCCGATCCCGTCACCCTGGCCGGGATCATGGCCAATCTGCGTTTGGACGGCGCTTCCGTGGCGGCGGGGGCGCTGATCCTGCCCATGCGGCTCAACCTGGTTGACGCCGACGCCATCGAAGAGACGTTTGGCTCCGATGTGGCCTTCCTGGCCAATGGCGTGTTCCGCATCGCCTGTCTGGGCGGACAGACCCCCCGCGACGATAGCCAACTGGAGAATCTGCGCAAGATGATCCTGGCGCTGTCCCAGGATATCCGCGTGATTCTCACCCGGCTGGCGCTGACCCTGCAGGCGTTGCGCGCAGCGGTGGCGCGGCCCACCTCCGGCGGGGTCGATCTGGCCGCCGAATCCCTCGATCTGTTCGCCCCCATCGCCCACCGTCTGGGGGTCTACTGGGTCAAGAGCGAAGTGGAGGATCTGGCCTTCCAACTGCTGTGGCCCAGCGAATATGCGCAGATGAAGAATCTGGTCACCCAGCGCCGTCTGGGCGGGGCCAACGTGGTGGGCAAGGTGGTGCGCATCCTGCAGCGTAAACTGGCCGAACACAGCGTGGTGGGGCGCGTGAAGGGGCGTGAGAAGCACCTCTACTCGGTGTGGACCAAGATCCAGCGCAAGCAGACTGACCTGGAGGAGATGTACGATCTGATCGCCTACCGCATCATCGTGCGTTCGCAGGAGGACTGCTACCGCGCTTTGGGCATGATCCACAGCGAATTCAAACCCATCCCCGGCCGCTTCAAGGACTATATCGCCCTGCCCAAGCGCAATGGTTATCAGTCGCTGCACACGGTGGTGTTCGGTCCCTTCGGCAACCGCATCGAGATTCAGATCCGCACCGAACAGATGCACCAGGTGGCCGAGAGCGGGGTGGCGGCGCACTGGAGCTATAAGGGCGCGGGCGGCGAGTTGGCGGAGAACGATCCCGGTCGCGGTCGCGCCACCGGCTACGCCTGGCTCAAGGATCAATTGGAGCGCCACCAGAGCGGCCAGGGCCCCAGTTCGTTCCTGGAGCAGATCAAGGTGGATCTGTTCCCTGATGAGATCTATGTCTTCACCCCCCAGGGCAAAATCATCACGCTGCCCAAGAACGCCACGCCGGTGGACTTCGCCTACGCGGTGCACTCCCAGGTGGGCGATCATTGCCAGGGCGCGCGCATCAATGGCCGCATGGCGCCGCTCAAATCCACCCTGCAGACCGGCGACCGGGTGGAGGTGATCACCTCCCGCGAGCGCAATCCCAACAGCGGCTGGCTCAATTTCGTCGTCACCCCGCGCGCGCGCCAGCGCATCACCCGCTGGCTTAAGCTGCAACAGCGCGATCAGGACACCAATCTGGGTCGCGAGCTGCTGGAGCGTGAGGCGCGTAAGGCTGGCCAGGGGGTGAGCGTCAACGACAAACAGCTGCAGCGGGTGATCAACTGCTTTCATGCTGAATCGCCGGAGGATCTCACCTATATGGTGGGCGCAGGGATGATCTCGCCCACCGCGGTGGTGGCGCGTATGTGCCCGGAGTACGCCGACAAACTCCAGCGTGATAAAAAGCCGCCGGAGTCGATCTCCAAGCCGCGCGGCGGCGCAGCGCGCTCGGGGGTGCGGCGCAAAAAGGACGAATTGCAACTCACCGGCGCCCTGGAGGGGCTGGCGGTGAGCGCGGCGCGTTGTTGTGGACCGGTGCCAGGGGATGAGATCGTTGGCGTCATCTCCACCGGGCGCGGCATCATTCTGCACCGGGTGGACTGCGGCAATCTCAAGGCGCTGGCTGACCGCCCCGAGCGTTGGCTTGGGGATATCGCTTGGAACGAAAGTCTGGATGGTTCGTTTACCTCGCGCATTCAGGCGCTGGCGCACAACCGGCGCGGGGTGCTCACCCCCATCAGTCAGGCCATCACCGAGTGCGACGGCAATTTGCTCGATGTCCACTTTCAGGATCGTGAACGCGACCCCTGTGTGATACTTCTTGAGGTGGAGGTCACCGGTCAAAAGCAGTTGGACAAGGTTATTGCCGCGTTGCGCCATCTGGATGGCGTGCAGGGCGTGAGCCGCTTGCGCAGCGGCTGA
- a CDS encoding RidA family protein, translating to MSSRRAIATDNAPQAIGPYSQAAAVGPWLYMSGQIPLDPATGEMVEGDISAQAERVMQNLRGVLEAAGGDFSCVVKTTIFLTDLAAFGEVNAVYAKFFQQPYPARATVEVAALPKGAKVEIEAVAYIAANGAA from the coding sequence ATGAGCAGTCGTCGCGCCATCGCCACCGACAACGCCCCGCAAGCCATCGGGCCCTACAGCCAAGCGGCGGCGGTGGGACCGTGGCTCTATATGTCCGGTCAAATCCCGCTGGATCCGGCCACCGGCGAGATGGTGGAAGGCGATATCTCCGCCCAGGCCGAACGGGTGATGCAGAATCTGCGCGGCGTGCTGGAAGCGGCGGGCGGCGACTTCAGTTGCGTGGTTAAAACCACCATTTTCCTGACCGATCTGGCCGCCTTCGGCGAGGTTAACGCGGTTTACGCCAAGTTCTTCCAGCAGCCCTATCCGGCGCGCGCCACAGTGGAGGTTGCGGCGCTGCCCAAAGGGGCCAAGGTGGAGATTGAGGCGGTGGCCTACATCGCCGCCAACGGAGCCGCGTGA
- a CDS encoding substrate-binding periplasmic protein — MSEPARHKPPDTALIALILALAVGLAVAVWRMAPPMFEATVDQVMAEWDANGVGVVHTQGCEALYYDAHDKTDDTMRVSVRQALFALAQKRGGAYRIGDMRDAGLTHHRRCVTIEARLIPHDGPAAQSVEELFESAHILRVAVRDKQPSISARNANGQWRGAAIDFARSVARELGREARFTPVTSAEEALAAIRFGIADIAIARIVRTPERAVRTWLSDPYFFTGQGLASFQVEDAEQLTRHEQLNRPHVKIVAVKGSVALNLARKRYPKAVLVPVSEAKLIPAKARWLRKQYGDRHHILVAADEWDIITWPDAYAVRIDGKPLLSRNDHYAAAAASEALRDVVNHVIAKDRIIYSYRKWLQHIATFEAFQ, encoded by the coding sequence ATGAGTGAACCCGCCCGCCACAAGCCTCCAGATACGGCGCTGATCGCCCTCATCCTGGCGCTTGCAGTGGGGTTGGCCGTGGCGGTGTGGCGCATGGCGCCGCCCATGTTCGAGGCCACCGTGGATCAGGTGATGGCGGAGTGGGACGCCAATGGCGTGGGGGTGGTCCACACCCAAGGGTGTGAAGCGCTCTACTACGACGCCCACGATAAAACCGACGATACGATGCGCGTGAGCGTACGGCAGGCGCTGTTCGCACTGGCGCAAAAGCGCGGCGGGGCGTACCGCATTGGCGATATGCGCGATGCGGGACTGACGCACCACCGCCGCTGTGTGACCATTGAAGCGCGTCTGATTCCCCATGACGGCCCGGCGGCGCAGTCGGTGGAGGAGCTGTTTGAGAGCGCGCATATCCTGCGTGTGGCGGTGCGCGACAAGCAGCCCAGCATCAGCGCGCGCAACGCCAACGGCCAGTGGCGCGGCGCGGCCATCGATTTTGCCCGCAGTGTGGCGCGGGAGTTGGGTCGCGAAGCGCGCTTTACTCCCGTGACCAGCGCTGAGGAGGCGTTGGCGGCCATCCGCTTTGGCATTGCCGACATCGCCATTGCCCGCATCGTCAGAACGCCCGAGCGCGCTGTGCGGACGTGGCTGTCGGACCCCTACTTTTTTACCGGCCAGGGGTTAGCCAGCTTTCAGGTGGAGGACGCCGAGCAGTTGACCCGCCATGAGCAGTTGAACCGACCGCATGTGAAAATCGTCGCGGTGAAAGGTTCCGTGGCGTTGAATTTGGCGCGCAAACGCTACCCCAAAGCGGTTCTGGTGCCGGTGAGCGAAGCCAAACTGATTCCCGCCAAAGCGCGCTGGTTGCGCAAACAGTACGGCGACAGGCACCATATTCTGGTCGCCGCCGACGAATGGGACATCATCACTTGGCCCGACGCCTACGCCGTGCGTATCGACGGCAAACCGCTGCTCAGTCGCAACGATCACTACGCCGCCGCCGCCGCCAGCGAGGCGCTGCGCGATGTGGTCAACCACGTCATCGCCAAAGACCGCATCATCTACTCCTATCGCAAATGGCTGCAGCACATCGCCACCTTCGAGGCGTTCCAGTGA
- a CDS encoding tetratricopeptide repeat protein, with protein sequence MNDAAADGWSRSRFLLIVGGMLAALLAVYGQLGGADFVAMDDSPYVTKNPMVNQGFSWAGIVWAFADAHFGHWLPLTWLSFMLDGELFGLDAGGYHWHNLLWHAVNGVLLLLLLKRWGVGVGAAGVIVGLFALHPLHVESVAWVAERKDVLFLAFALMALLAYDHALRARADASAPPALRGTALFYALALMAKPMAVTLPALLVLLDGWPYGRFARESLWRVIWQKWPLWLLAAAYSILMLLLAIDQKAAMSFESLPLIYRAQHAFVAYAAYLKLTFLPLDLSFYYAHPGKHALWLWSGAAALLAAVTVAAYLLRRRAPWALMGWLWFVGTLLPVIGLNQAGAQAYADRFVYLPHIGLFVAIVLSLQALAARWSWGPRAAAAVSAAALTLCGGLAWDQASAWRDNETIVRRSIAATPGNPWLHYLLAQDLRSQKRYDEAVPEFERAVALYEPFDEAHLAFGRMLMKMKREEQAREHFDKAIQYADEPARMRDKVAGELGCVGHTDDAVALLEQALKEDPTLSMARLRLGITLAMSGRYMEALPHLRQAHKEMPDSILPPYHLGRLMNRVKAPREALGLLTPLLDQAPEDANIQTEVALALARLGDRQSAQRHVDAALKIDPEHALANKLDALLNGRPIEPLMLSKPELPPRDLLQDEAE encoded by the coding sequence GTGAACGACGCCGCTGCGGACGGCTGGTCGCGCTCCCGGTTTCTGCTCATTGTGGGGGGGATGCTGGCGGCGTTGTTGGCGGTGTATGGCCAGTTGGGCGGCGCCGATTTCGTCGCCATGGACGACAGCCCCTATGTGACCAAGAACCCCATGGTCAACCAGGGCTTCAGTTGGGCGGGGATCGTGTGGGCGTTTGCCGACGCCCACTTTGGCCACTGGCTGCCGCTGACCTGGCTCTCGTTCATGCTCGATGGCGAGCTGTTTGGCCTCGATGCGGGGGGCTACCACTGGCACAATCTGCTGTGGCACGCGGTCAATGGGGTGCTGTTGCTGCTGCTGCTCAAACGCTGGGGCGTGGGAGTGGGCGCGGCGGGGGTGATTGTCGGACTGTTCGCCCTGCACCCGCTGCATGTGGAGTCGGTGGCTTGGGTGGCCGAGCGTAAGGACGTGCTGTTTTTGGCGTTTGCGCTAATGGCGCTGCTGGCGTATGACCACGCCCTGCGCGCGCGCGCCGACGCCAGCGCGCCGCCTGCGCTGCGCGGAACGGCGCTGTTTTACGCCCTGGCGCTGATGGCCAAGCCTATGGCGGTGACGCTACCCGCGCTGCTGGTTCTGCTGGATGGCTGGCCCTATGGCCGCTTCGCCCGCGAGTCGCTGTGGCGCGTCATCTGGCAAAAGTGGCCGCTGTGGCTGCTGGCGGCGGCCTACTCGATTCTGATGCTGCTGCTGGCCATCGACCAGAAGGCGGCCATGAGCTTTGAGTCGCTGCCTTTGATCTATCGCGCGCAGCACGCCTTCGTTGCCTACGCGGCGTATTTGAAACTCACCTTCCTGCCGCTGGACCTCTCCTTCTACTACGCCCACCCGGGCAAACACGCGCTGTGGCTCTGGAGCGGCGCGGCGGCGCTGTTGGCGGCGGTGACTGTGGCCGCCTATCTGCTGCGCCGCCGCGCGCCGTGGGCGCTGATGGGGTGGTTGTGGTTTGTGGGGACGCTGCTCCCGGTGATCGGCCTCAATCAGGCGGGGGCGCAAGCCTATGCCGATCGCTTTGTCTATCTGCCGCACATCGGCCTGTTTGTGGCCATTGTGCTGAGTCTGCAAGCGCTGGCGGCGCGCTGGAGCTGGGGCCCGCGCGCGGCGGCGGCGGTTAGCGCAGCGGCGTTAACGCTGTGCGGCGGACTGGCGTGGGACCAGGCCAGCGCCTGGCGCGATAATGAGACCATCGTGCGCCGCTCCATCGCCGCCACGCCGGGCAACCCGTGGCTGCACTATCTGCTGGCGCAGGATCTGCGTTCACAAAAACGCTATGACGAGGCGGTCCCCGAGTTCGAGCGCGCCGTTGCGCTGTATGAACCGTTTGATGAGGCGCATCTGGCGTTTGGCCGCATGCTGATGAAAATGAAGCGCGAGGAGCAGGCGCGCGAGCACTTCGACAAAGCGATTCAGTACGCCGACGAACCGGCGCGCATGCGCGATAAGGTCGCGGGCGAGTTGGGTTGTGTGGGCCACACCGACGACGCCGTGGCGCTGCTGGAGCAGGCGCTCAAGGAGGATCCCACGCTCTCCATGGCGCGTTTGCGTCTGGGCATCACCCTGGCCATGTCCGGGCGTTATATGGAGGCGTTGCCGCATCTGCGCCAGGCGCATAAGGAGATGCCGGATTCCATCCTGCCGCCCTACCATCTGGGGCGCTTGATGAACCGGGTGAAGGCGCCGCGCGAGGCGCTGGGGCTGCTGACGCCGCTATTGGATCAAGCGCCAGAGGACGCCAATATCCAGACCGAGGTTGCGTTGGCGCTGGCGCGTCTGGGCGATCGCCAGAGTGCGCAGCGGCATGTGGATGCGGCGCTGAAAATCGATCCCGAACATGCGCTGGCGAATAAGTTGGACGCGCTGCTTAATGGCCGTCCCATCGAGCCGCTGATGTTGAGCAAGCCGGAGCTGCCGCCGCGCGACCTGCTGCAAGACGAAGCGGAATAG
- the radC gene encoding RadC family protein, protein MADDNKKADKSHPHHGHRERLRKRFLLEGLDGFEDHQALELALFTALPRRDTNVIAHALLKRFGSFAAVLDADPGDLASVEGMGQGAAAFLSLIPALTRRYLHDKATHDKARLDQPEAAAKILVPMMAGRTEEVFYVLCLDTQNRLLFPALISEGTVKQTAVHPRQVVEEVVRHRAASVILSHNHPSGAAKPSKDDISLTARLHRVLEGIEVRLLDHVIVAGESSYSFAQNGMLPRADGLRRL, encoded by the coding sequence ATGGCTGACGACAATAAGAAAGCTGATAAGTCGCACCCCCATCATGGCCATCGCGAACGCTTGCGCAAACGCTTTCTGCTCGAGGGTCTGGACGGCTTTGAGGATCATCAAGCGCTGGAGCTGGCGCTGTTCACCGCCCTGCCGCGCCGCGATACCAATGTCATCGCCCATGCGCTGCTCAAACGGTTCGGTAGCTTTGCCGCGGTGCTGGACGCCGACCCCGGCGATCTGGCCAGCGTGGAGGGGATGGGCCAGGGCGCGGCGGCGTTTTTGAGCCTGATCCCGGCGCTCACGCGGCGCTATCTGCACGATAAGGCAACCCATGACAAAGCGCGTCTGGATCAACCTGAAGCCGCCGCCAAAATCCTCGTTCCCATGATGGCCGGACGCACCGAAGAGGTGTTTTACGTGCTGTGTCTGGATACGCAGAATCGGCTGCTGTTTCCCGCCCTGATCTCCGAAGGCACGGTCAAACAGACCGCCGTGCATCCGCGCCAGGTGGTCGAAGAGGTGGTGCGCCACCGCGCCGCCAGCGTCATCCTCTCCCACAACCACCCCTCGGGCGCGGCCAAACCCTCCAAGGATGACATCAGCCTCACCGCGCGGCTGCATCGGGTGCTGGAGGGGATCGAGGTGCGCCTGCTCGACCACGTCATCGTGGCCGGCGAGAGCAGCTACAGCTTTGCCCAGAACGGCATGCTGCCCCGCGCCGACGGCCTGCGGCGACTGTAA